TAACCACAACCACCGGTCTTATTTTACGACACTAACGGGTGACCCTGCGGTCACATCTCTACTCAGAAATCCTCTCGGCGCTGGCTGGACAGTGGGCCCAGCCACTCTCTCCACACAGGCTCCTGGGTGGTCAGAAAGATGAGACTCCCCAGTCCAGACCCCACTGAGAAGCTTCCCATCCCCAATTTTCGTTTTACTTTCAAACTGCCTCCCACCATGCACAAAAAAAGTGACTAGACACCTggttttgggtttatttttttttgcccattgtcacaagatttcattctttttcatgatttCCATTATACCAGTTCTGCCTATAGCATCAGAGGCTCCTGGACACCCTGAAAGAGAGCTCTCTTCTGAGTGGGCTGACGTAAAGGGCTACAGGGGCCAAACTGAGAAGCTCTAGcattgaaagcaaaataaaacatgtgACAGCcgattgacaaaaaaaaaaaaaaccctcatttcTGAAGCCAAATATTATACTTGGCCAAGAACACTGCTTGGGTGACCCTGGTCCCCCACCTGATCAGGGCCACTCCCTCATCTGTACTCCTTCAAGGCCTCGCTGGGGTGTCCAGACAGGTCCCCCAATGCACTGGGTGTCCCCAGCCGATgggccacctcagccttcccaacaCTCCCCTGGCACCACAGGAATGCTTCACTACAGCCCCAGCAGGGCCCACTCCTCCCAAATTTGCTAAGGGGAGCCTGGGCTCTGGCCTGGCTTTCCCGGGGCAGCTCCTCCAGCACCTCGGAGAAGGGGCCGGGGGATGGCTCGTGTGTAGGCCTCTTCATTCTATCAATTCAGAAAATATTCACGGAGCCCTGACTCTGGGCCACATTTGTCAGAGTTACAAAAACACCCTCTCTAGCCCGGAAGGGTGTTTGCTTGTGCGTGGCTTCACCAAGTCAGGCTGGACTCTCCCACAACCTACGGCGCCACTCCCAGGTTCATCTGAGAATGGAATTTGGGGAGGAGTAGACACTGGAAAACCACAAATATTGGCCCAAATCGCCCTCTCGATGGCCTCTCCCTTAGCCCTTTGGGGACAGACCCTTCCTCTTCTGGGCTCTATTTTTCCTCACACTTCCATTTTGTGACCCAGCTGGCTAAGGCCAACTGGGCCTGGCCGAGGGAGGCCCCATCCGGCCCACCATCCCAAACCTGGCCATCGTTCTAGCACTCGCAAGTGAAGCCCTGcggcttttaaaaagaaatcatggaagaaaacaaaattaactcGTGCAAGCTTAGCCTCCACTCAACAAAGAAAGCCAGACGTGCCCACTGAAATTGTCCAAGAACCACGGGGCAggagactttcttttttcttctctaaatctCTGTCCCCAACTACACATTTAGGGCCTGCCACTCCCGGACGCTCGAGCTCCATGGACTGTCCCAGCCCCGGGAACACTGGGCagctctgaaaataaatatttcatatgaaaGATCCATTGTCTCTGCTTGGAGACAATTgttgctttttctctctgctcAGTTCTGTAACATCAGAAACCATGACCAATGCCATTTAGGGCTCTCTCTTATTCCGACAAGATGTTTTCAGCAAGGATGATCTTGCTGGGTCTTCCTGAACGACCAGCTAGGAGGGAAAACTCTCCAAAGCAAGCATGTTGGTTAACGTACCAGGGCAAAGAACAATTAGCTCGTCAGAGTGGTGAAACCCTCTCACCAAATCACCATCTGCATTTCCAGCGAGGACACTGGTGGCTGGTGTGGCCGCTCTGGGACCCTGCATCAGGACGTCCTACCCCTGCCCCTGAAGTGAGTGGGAGGACAAAGGTCAGACCCAAGGCCAGCACCCAGGTGTGCTCTCCGTCCTGCCCCTGGGAAGGGGTGCCTCCTCCGTCAGCACTTCCCAGGTCCCCAAGGAGACCCTGGTCTCATCTTGTGTACGCAATGTGAGGTGCGAGGTGCATCTGGAAGCCACATTCACACCAAGTCCCTGTGATGAGGAAAGTGGTGGCTCTGTGAGCCCCTGCCAGTCCACCTGAGAGATACCATCAAGGTCCACTTTTGCTCCCACCTGTGGGGTCGGGAGAGTAAACTTCTTGGTTCATTTTCTGGTGAGACTGAAGTTGGGTTATCTGTTACTCAGAATATAACATCatagaatatataaaacaatagtagtggtaaataaaataaatattaagcaaaaaCAGTGATTATTGTTGACAACAATAAGTGACAATAGCAGTAGCCATTTATGTCCTGCCCCTCCCCGACAACGTGCCTGGAATGGTGCTTTATGGAAATAATGTCTGAGGTCTCTGAGGTGGGTTAACACTCTTCCCGCTTTAGAGCTCAGAATCCAGGCTCAGGGAGGAGCTCAAATGTGCCACGGTCACCCAGGGAGAGGCAGGGGCAGACTGAAGCCCAGGGTGCTGACTCCAGCTTGCTGCGATTTCGGCAAGAGCATTCTCCTCTCTCCCCAAACATGCAAAGCACCCTCAAAACCCAACGCCCCAAGGAAGCACGGTGACTTTATGGTGTTTCTTGCCTGGCTTGGAAGGACCCCTCGCTTCCCAGAGGCCACCCTCCAGCACAGGCATGCGTCTACACTGCACGAGAGGACATTGCACCGGACACGAGGCAGCACCTGCCCAGGCAGGGTGCCCATCTGGGTGATCTGGGTGGGCAGAGCTCTTCCCAGTTCCTCCTGGGCCACACGGTCTGCCTTCCAGTCACGCTCCATCCATGATGGGCTGGGACAGGCCCCAGTGCCCTTTAAGGGGTCGGAGGGAGTGAGAAAGGTTCACACAGACAGCCTGACCCAGCCAGGTGCAAACCACATAAAAAGTAACCCTGCTGCAAAGCACCATGCTGTTCCTGTGGAGCAAGGCAAACTGCTAGCCTGCACCTGCTCAGGCAGTGTGCATGAGACCTCACCATGGCGGAGGGGCACTGCCCAAGTGGAGCCCAGCTCGCCCCCACCAGCACCCTGGAGACCCTTCTCACCCAGGAGGGGCTGGAGCCTGGTGAGGCCCCAGCACAGGCAAGGGACTATCCTGGGGTAGGCCCTGGTTTAAAACAAAACCAGATAAAAGCCCATCCTTCTACCAGCCCACACCATAGTGCATGTGGCCCTGGCCCCCTGCTTTCCACATTCTTGATGTTAAATCCAgaagtgatttaaaaaacagaCAAGTGCCAGTTTCATTTTCAGAGccttctcttttgtgtgtgtgccctCAAAAATGAATTGTGCCGGGATGGGAGATTCCACCACCACTGCGAAGCCCCTGGTGGGACCCTGAGACTCTGTCAGGCTGAGCTGGCTGGAAGGAACATGGACAAAGGCAGGACAGGGCCTCGCCAGGGCCTCTGTGCCCAGCGCTGGCCCCAACTGTTGGCTGCAAAATCTTGACCTCATCCCATTTCATGGGCCAGGGGCACACTATGTGGCAGGAGACGGGGCTCTGGAGCTTTGACGAATAGCAGCCCTCACTCAGCGGCCCTGGAGACTGCCTCCTCTGACGCTCAGACCTTTGCCTGGCTTGCCCCGGGTCTGGCCTGTCGGGTAGGGGAGGTGGATGCCGCTTGTTTCGGGATCTGTTTTAATCCAGAGGGACGCCCCGCAGCCTCAGCAGAGCACCACACCATTCCTGTCCTCCGTGCTACGTTCCCAGTCTGCTGTGGCCTCCGGGTAAACGTCTCCAGCATTTTATAGGCAAGGCCCCGGCGGAACTTCTTGAGCTTCTAATTACCAACCTCATCACTGCCAACGCCATGCCAAGCAGGAGCTCCCGGCTATCATGACATGCCTTCCGCAGCTGCACCCCGATTCTGAGATCGCCCCCGAATGTCCCACCCCAGGTTTCACGTCTGCTAACTGGGTCtcataaaatcataaataaaaactcaaaatgggGCGACGGGGCAGCGGGGGAAGCAGCCCAACAAAAAAGACGGCCAAGGTTAGTTCCTCCAGCACAGAGGTAAACTTTCCACCTCCGGCCGTGGCTGGCTGGACCCGACTGAAATGGTCCCCTCAGTCCTTGGGGTTCTTGGGGAGGGCACTAGGCAGCTGAGGGGGAGGGAGGCGTGAGGCAAGCCTGGACTACCCAGGCCTCTGTCCATGTTCCCAGAAACACAGCCTCCAAGAGCCAGCTCATAGCCCTGGGGTGTTATGGAAACAGGCCCCCCATTATTTTGTGGTGAAAGCACCCAGCAAGGTTATCCAAACCACCTCAGTaaggtggggagggcaggggggaAATTGCACCTGTGGCACAATCATCTTAAAAAGCAGGCTCAATCCCCCACTGTTTGGGGTTTCATTTTAACCCTAGCTCCGTACACACACGGACAAACATATTGTAAACCCCAAAGAGCTAGAACCAATGaactaaaacaaaatgaagcTATTGCTGGCCTGCAGGCTGCCATGGCTTTTGAAACCCAACTAAGAAAAAATTAATCTCCATGTTACCTTGAAACCCTATAATCATAACAAGCAAGCATTCCTTCACCCCTTTCTTGCTCCTCACAAACTCCCCAGGGCCACTGGCTGGGCCTGTGTGTGAGGCACCTATAAAGGGGCATTTATTACAAAAAGTTATTAAGTGTTTTTCGTTTTACACCACTGTAAACAGCAGCTTCCACACAAGGGCCTTTCACTGAACCGGCCCAAATGCCGCCAACGCGGAACCGAGGATCCCCCCTTAAATCAGCTCTCCGCAAGTGTCTGACCAGGAGGAAAAAATCAGCAGCGTGGGTTTAGGAATTAAATGGAATATTTCACTTTTCCAGGAAAGAGTTGTAGCTTCCCAATAACCTTTCCAAACACATctaaccaaaataataataataataataataataataataaattctaaaaacagatgttttcttttttcttcccattgTGTTTAAGATGTCTGCTAACGCTTATTTTATGTGTTCAACAAGATTCTCTCTGGCAAATAGCCTGCACACCTGAGATCAGAAGCTGTGCTTCACAAATTCCAAGATCCAGATTAATGCCGAGTGGAGTTTTTGCAAGCTGGTGCGGCTTCAGGTTCAAGAGCGACCTCCTCGGTGCGTTCCCTGGTCTGTGGAAGGCCTGCCCTACGGAAGTGTCCCTCTTAGAGATCtcttcattaatatttaaatactcACTAAGTAGCGAAAGTGAGAAATGCACTTACCGTCCTCGGGAGTCGCCGTGAACCCGATCGTGACCTGGGGCGCACAGGTCGACAGCCCTGCCCTTGCGGGAGGACCGCGCCTGGCCGCCGCCGGCGCCGCGCTCGCGTGCCCAGAGCGGCACAGGCCCTCAGCTAGCGGTCTGAGTCCTGGGTTCCAAATGCTCACCCTCTTCACGCGTTGAAGCGGCGGACGACAGAGCGGTGCCAGTTCCCGCAACTCTTCGCAGGGTGGGACTGCTCTGGACGGCCGCTGGCGAAGCGCACGGCCCAGGCCCCACTTCCCCGGCCCCGCGCCGCGTCGGTCCTTGCCTTCGGGCTCCGGCTTCCCTGCGCTTAGCGACCCGACTGCGCCAGACAGTGGCCCGCAGGACCCGGTCACGGCGTCCGCGTGCCGCAAGGGACCTTTGTCCCAGACGAAAACGAAAGCGCGCCGTCCCGGGGACGCCCACGCCCTGCCGCGGAGAGCCCGGCCGGCGCGTCCCCGCGACTTTCTCCAAGTTCACGTGCATTCCGGGGCGGGCGTCGCGGGCCAGGACTTGCAGAGCCGGGCCGTCGGGCGGGCGGTGGGATGCAGGCGGGGACAGCCCGGCGGGGCGGGTCGGGGCACAATGGGCGCCGCCGGGCAGGCGAGCGCGGGGACAGCGTGGGCCCGGCCGCCGCGCGGCCGCTCGTCTCGCGCTGCCTGGGCGCCGAATGCGGCGGCGGCTTGGCACAGACGCGCCGCGCGCCCGGTGCATGCTAATGGCCGGCGGCCGCGCCATGAATTATTCAGCAGCGGCGCGGAGAGGGCTAGCGCGGCGCGGAGGGCTACCCGGGCCGCGCGTCCCCCGCCGCTGCGAAGCCGCCACGGCGACTTCCCAAACTTTCCCGGGTCGGCACCGAGGATGCGGCCCCCGCGGCGGCGCCGTCCCCGCCCGAGCGCGCCGGCCGCGCTTCCCCCGTTGCCGcctattttatgtcttttgtctcGGAGTTGGCACCTGTCCCAGAGAGCGCGTTTCCCTGCCCACCCCTTCGCCGCCGGATCGGAGCGGGGGAGGGAGTACTGGGGACCCAGGGAGGAGGGGACGGGGAAAGCAAGGCGCCTGCGGGCCCCGCAGCCCGCGGAGACCGCCCGAGAGCGGCGGCCGTGCCCGCGCGCCCGGGCACCCCTGTTCTGAAGGGAGGTCGGGGCTGCAACCGCGCCCGGAATACCAACGAGGCCGCCCACGGCCCCCGCCGTGCCCGCTGCGGGTGAGGACCGGGCGCCGCCCCTCCTGGGTTCCCTCCTCCACCGCCCCCTACCCCGGGACGGCGCGCGCGGGCGGGGCAGGCGGCGCGAGCAGCGGATTCGCCGCCCGGCCCCGCGCCTCGCCCCGCAGCCCCGCGTGCGCGTCCCCGCGGGCACGCCGCCCCGGGCGCTCCTCGCCAGCGCGTCCCCGCCCCGCAGCCCCTCCCGCCGCCCACCCCGGGCAGGGGCACCGCGCCGCGGGGACCCAGCGGCTTTCCGTTTCGCGCCCCGGGGCCCGCGCGGCCAAGGCGGGCGGGCGCGAGCGCCCGGCCCGGCCCGCCCCCGCCGCCCTGGCACCGAGGCGGCTGCTGGGGCGCGCTCGGCGGCTGCGCTCCAAGGCGCCGGCTGCCATGATTGCGGGCAGCGGGACGCGCGCGCACGCTCGGGCCCGGCTCGGGGACCCGTGGCTGACCGACGGTCCCTGCAATCCCCGCAGCCTGGTGCCCGCAGCCCCGAGCGCGCCGCGGACAGCGGCCAGGCTCTCCGGGCTCGTCCCCGCGGGGAACAGTGTGCGCCGCGGACCTCTCGACGCGGCCCCGGGACAGCGCTCGGGGCCGACAGTGGCAGCGGGCTTCCCCCAGGGTGGAGTTCGCGCATGGGCGACCCCGCGGTGGCTTCCAGGACACTTCGGGCCCCTCGGAGCGAGGGGTGCCCAGAGGGGTGGGAGTCGGGACCCGGCACACGGGAGCCGGCCTGCGGAGGCAGGGGTCAGCGCACGGTGCCGGGAGATGTAAGAGGGGCGCGCAAGGTGCCTGGAGGAGTTGGGTTGGGGGGTTGTTCACGGTGCCCCGGGAGGCGTGGGATGGGCGGGGGCGCGGTGCCCGGAGCCGCTGCCCAGCTCCGAGCGCGCTCTCTTCCTTCCCAGTGGAAACAACTTCCTGCTTCCCCGACTCAGGGCACAGGAGCTGTGGGGAGAAGTTCAAGGCCGCAGCTTTGCTCTCTCGGAGCCCGATGGCGACACTGCTGGCCCCGAGCCACACGGTTCCTTTCCAGGCCCTCCAGGTGGTCGGGACCGGCTGGCCTCTAGGGTCCGGACACGGGTTAGAATGCCAAGGAGGCCGCGGCGTCTTTTCCCGCCCGCTCCACAGAGGCGCCCGAGTGGTTCCCAAACCGCAGAGGGGCCGGCCTGGGCCTCCGGCTCTCGGGGATGGACGCGGACACAGAGTCATTCTTCGGAGACCCGGTCCCCCTGCCCAAGCATGCCCTGGCTCAGAGCCGCATGGAGCTGACCGTCCCCAGACGCCTGCGACGGCCCGTTGGCGGCCAGGGCCCGAGAGAAGCAAGGCCTCCCGGGTCCCATCCCAATGTCTCTCTGTGCTTGtctccccccaaccccccgcCGCCGGCCTTGGCATTCTAACCAGTGTCCCTTGACGTCACATCTCGCCATTTCTGCCAACCAATTGAAACTTGCCCGttgtcataaaaatatatatactttttatgcCATTGGTAAATTCAAAAGTTCCTCGTGTGCCCTGCTTCCCAGGAAACTTCATTTCATGTTGGATTAGACTGCCCAGGAGGGCAACGCTGGGCAGGGGCAGCCGGGCAACTCTGCCAGGGCCTCGCTGCCCACTGAGCTGCCTTCCACAGCTCGCTAGACCCCCATGATTGTGGCTGTGAATTGTGCCAGCCACCCTGATACACACACCACTGCCTCCACCCTGTGACACAGAAAATttggggggagggaaggaagaactCAGGGGTATGTTAAGAAACCTTCCCAGTTGCTTTCCTGGGAGTTGGGGCGGTGGGGACTGGAATCTTAGTACAGCATCTTCTTTCTAGAAGCTGAAAGAATTCTAGggatagctttatttatttattttttgctatggGAAAACTCAGTTTTAGAAAATGGAGTAGAAATGTTTTCCAATTAATCTTTTCATTGGAATCCAGACTGACTTTCCCTTTCCACAGCTGCCTGGTGGCTTCACTATGGCGTGGGTCGCCCTCTTTTCCTGAGGAAGGTCCTGTGTCTCCCCCTCACCCCCCAGCTCCAAGGGCTGTGGGGCCCAGAACTGGAAGCTCAGGAGCTCTGTGCTTCCCCAGAAAAGGGCACTGCTCTCTCAGCAGCCTGAGTCTCAGACATGCCGTGCCTACCTTCTAGCAATACAGCAGGGGAAATCAATCCTGTCTAGCACtgtgctttataattttctttcttcactatTAAAAATTTCAGCCCCAGATAGGAAGTGTGGGGTAAAAGCACACATTCCCACAGGATGAGTCTGTGCGCAGCAGTGCCCAAAGCCCCACATATGCCCCTGTAGCCCCTCCTAACCCGGCCACACCAAGGCAGAACTCAACCACTAACTGCTCTATAAACTCCTCCTGTACCCCATCGTTACTGTATGGTTCAACTACTTTAAAAAACATGCTACAGATATTTTGTGGTTTAGCAAGTTTAGGGACTCCAGAAGAACAAAAATGCTTTAGAAACTGAGCTGAATGCAGAGATCTAAACATCATAAGCACCAGGCCTTTTAATATGGAATCttgtttttccaaaataatgaGCACACCCGGTAACGACCAAATGGGGATTCTGAACATAAATATATGGTTACTATTCTCAATAAAACTGTTCTCAAGGGCAATCTCTAGAAATGATGCATACCTCGGAGATACACGttcaagggaaaaaaggaaaaaaaagacctcATCTAACAACCACACTATAATCTATTTATAATCACGTTCCTAAACACTATAAATATTATAACTAATGTGATATATGTTTTGTGATTAAATGGGTGGATTAAAACATTGAATTTAAAAAGccacaaagaaaaagagattatCTTCTATTATGCCACTTACAACTTTTGTTCCATTGGCACAAATACAGATTTGACAACTATATCATTACTGAACGTAGTGACTAAATGCCAGGATATTAGCTTTGTAAT
This window of the Rhinopithecus roxellana isolate Shanxi Qingling chromosome 13, ASM756505v1, whole genome shotgun sequence genome carries:
- the LOC104675947 gene encoding uncharacterized protein LOC104675947, coding for MRELHPGGSPLPLSAPSAVPGPRREVRGAHCSPRGRARRAWPLSAARSGLRAPGCGDCRDRRSATGPRAGPERARASRCPQSWQPAPWSAAAERAPAAASVPGRRGRAGPGARARPPWPRGPRGAKRKAAGSPRRGAPARGGRREGLRGGDALARSARGGVPAGTRTRGCGARRGAGRRIRCSRRLPRPRAPSRGRGRWRREPRRGGARSSPAAGTAGAVGGLVGIPGAVAAPTSLQNRGARARGHGRRSRAVSAGCGARRRLAFPVPSSLGPQYSLPRSDPAAKGWAGKRALWDRCQLRDKRHKIGGNGGSAAGALGRGRRRRGGRILGADPGKFGKSPWRLRSGGGRAARVALRAALALSAPLLNNSWRGRRPLACTGRAARLCQAAAAFGAQAARDERPRGGRAHAVPALACPAAPIVPRPAPPGCPRLHPTARPTARLCKSWPATPAPECT